The Sinomicrobium kalidii genome contains a region encoding:
- a CDS encoding class I SAM-dependent methyltransferase — translation MNRRINCPLCSSNDVRLFYDRKHLFYSCGCCRGIFRAESTYVGDDAERSRYEEHNNDVFDERYQQFVSPITSSVMRDFEPHHRGLDFGAGTGPVISKMLEDRGYDIVQYDPFFANDKALLEERYHYIVCCEVMEHFQQPLREFELLRGLLLPKGKLYCMTNLYDKSVDFHSWNYKNDPTHVFIYRERTLEWMEEALGFSGLTAEGRLIVFDR, via the coding sequence ATGAACCGCCGAATAAATTGTCCCTTGTGTAGTAGCAACGATGTGCGTCTGTTTTACGACAGGAAGCACCTGTTTTATTCCTGCGGATGTTGCCGTGGCATTTTCCGGGCGGAAAGTACATATGTGGGGGATGATGCGGAAAGATCCCGCTACGAAGAGCACAACAACGACGTTTTTGACGAGCGCTATCAGCAATTTGTTTCCCCCATCACTTCATCGGTTATGCGCGATTTTGAACCGCATCACCGGGGACTCGACTTCGGGGCAGGGACAGGGCCCGTTATTTCAAAAATGCTCGAAGACCGGGGATATGATATTGTACAGTACGACCCTTTTTTTGCCAATGACAAAGCCTTACTGGAAGAGCGTTATCATTATATTGTTTGCTGTGAGGTGATGGAACATTTTCAACAACCGTTGCGCGAATTTGAGTTACTCAGAGGCCTGTTGCTACCGAAGGGAAAACTGTATTGCATGACGAATCTCTACGACAAAAGCGTCGATTTTCACAGCTGGAATTATAAAAACGATCCTACCCATGTGTTTATTTACCGGGAAAGGACCTTGGAGTGGATGGAGGAAGCGTTGGGTTTTTCCGGATTGACTGCGGAGGGTAGGTTAATTGTTTTTGATCGTTGA